Genomic DNA from Aquisalimonas asiatica:
CCAGGTAACCACCGAAATTGTGCAGGCTCCGCATGTGCAGCACCCCGACCTCGCCCGTGGAGACCGGCTCGCCCGACTCCTGATCGACGATGCGGAAGTCGCAATGGATCATGCTGGTGCCGATGCTGCGGTTGTGAGCGCGGATGGTCTCCAGTTCCTGGTCAATGCCGCCGTACATGAAATTGGACGGGCCGGCCTCGGTGAGCCCGTAGGCCTGGACCACCGGGATACCGCGGGCATAGAACGGGTCCATCACCTCCGAGGAGCAGGGCGCGCCGGCGCTGGTGATGCCGGTCACCGAGGAGAGGTCCGCCTCGGGGAAGCGCGGGTGCTCGGCGATGAAGCGCAGCATCGCCTCCACACCGCCGAAGTTGGTGATCCCCTCGCCTTCGATCACGTCCAGCACCTGACCCGGGTCGAACTGCCGCGTGAGCACGGAGTAGCCGCCGGCGTGGAAGACCGGCGTCAACGAGTTCCAGCCGCCCACGTGGAACAGCGGGAAGGTGATCAGCTGGCGCTGCTCCATGAGCGTGCCACCGGTGACGATCATGTCCAGCGCGTTCCACAGCATCTGCCGGTGCGGCACGATGCAGACCTTGGGAGTCGCCGTGGTGCCCCCGGTATGGATATACAGAAACGGGTCGGCCTGGGCCAGCGGTGTATTCACCTCCCGTTCCGGATGCACCAGCAGCGGTTGAAAACCGTTATCGTCACCATCGGCAATGCGGACCCGCGTAGCGACGGAGTCAGGCAGTTCCAGCGCCTCCACCAGGGAATCGAAGACGTCCTCGTAAACAAACGCGCGGGGTTGAATGCGCTCAAGCAGGTCATTGAGCTCGCGGGGGCGAAGCCGGTAGCTCAGGGGCGCGAGGATGGTGCCGATCTTGCCGCAGGCCATGTAGAGGTCCAGCGCCTCGACGCGGTTGCGGGTCACGATGCAGATCGCGTCACCCTTGCCCAGGCCGCCCTCGTCCAGCAGCCATGCCCCAACCCGGTTGGCGCGGGCGTTCACGTCCGCATAGCTCAGCCGCGTGTCACTGTCGGCATCCAGAATCGCGGGCCGGTGGGGGGTCAGCGCCGCCCTGCGACCTGCCCAGTCGCCGATCCAGTTCATTGCCATGGTGTCGTAATCGGGCTGCTGCGACATGCCAAATCCTCGGTTGTTGTCGGGAACGGTACTGCTGGTGAACCGCGCGTCACCCCATTGTACAGGTCTTGGTCCGGAGCCAAACGGCCCCCGGCCTGACAGAGCGCCGGATCCACGCCATAATACGCGGCCCGCGAACCGGAGCAGGGGCCTTGCATGAGTCTCATCGACATCGGCGTGAATCTCACCAGCGACGCTTTCAAGGCGGACCGCGACGCGGTCATCACCCGTGCCCGCGAGGCGGGACTTGAGGCGCTCATCGTCACCGGCACCAGCGCCCGGGAGAGCGAGAAGGCGGAAGCGCTGACCCGGGAGCACACGGACACGCTGTACGCCACGGCCGGCGTGCACCCCCACGGGGCCAAGGGGTACGGTCAGGATGCCGCCACCACCCTGCGGGCACTGGCGCAGTCACCGGGCGTGGTGGCCATCGGTGAAACCGGGCTTGACTTCAACCGGGACTTCTCGCCCCGCCCCGCCCAGGAAACGGCATTCACGCGGCAGCTCGAGCTGGCCGCGGAACTGGGGCTGCCGGTATTCATCCATCAGCGTGACGCCCACGACCGCCTGCGCGCCATTCTCGCGGAATACCGCGACCACCTGGTAGACGCAGTGGTTCACTGCTTTACGGATACCCGGCAGGCACTGTGGGATTACCTGGACATGGACCTGCACATCGGCATCACCGGCTGGCTCTGCGACGAACGCCGCGGGCGGGAGCTACAGGAGATCGTGGGTGATATCCCGGCGGAGCGGCTGATGATCGAAACCGACGCCCCCTACCTGGTACCCAGGGATCTGCGCCCGAAACCCGACAAGGGGCGGAACGAGCCGGCGTTCCTGCCGCACATCGCGGCCGCCGTCGCGCACCATCGCGGGGAATCGGTGGAGGTGGTGAGCGCGACCACCACGGCGAATGCGCGGCGTTTCTTTCGCCTCTAGGCGCGGTTAGCCCGCTGCGCGGTGCCCCCCGTCCTGGACACGCGCCGCAGCCGCCTCCAGAACGTCCGGCCCGGCGCCCGGCAGGTGCGCGTTTTCACTGATGTAACGGCGCCACGCCCGCGCCCCGGGCACCCCCTGAAACAGCCCGAGCACGTGGCGGCTCATGGCATTGAGCGGCGCACCCTGGCGCATCTGCTCCTCCACGAACGGCAGGTAGGCATCCAGAACGTCCCGGCGCGACGGCGGCCCGCCCTCTGCGCCGAAAATCCGCCGATCCGCGTCCGCCAGCATGTAGGGGTTGTGATAGGCCTCGCGACCGATCATGACACCATCCACCCGCTGCAGATGCGCACAGGCCGCATCCACCGAAGTGACCCCGCCATTCACGGCGATCTCAAGGTCGGGAAATGCCGCCTTGAGCTGGTAGACACGGTCGTAGTCCAGTGCCGGGATCTCGCGGTTCTGCTTCGGGCTCAGCCCCTGCAGCCACGCCTTGCGGGCATGAATGGTGAAGCTCCGGCAACCGCGCTCCGCCACGGCCCCGACGAAGTCCCGCAGAAACGCCCAGGAATCCATGTTGTCGATGCCAATACGGGTCTTGACGGTCACCGGCAGCGGCGAGGCATCGGCCATGGCCGCGACACAGTCCCCGACGCGATCGGGCTCGGCCATCAGGCAGGCGCCGAAGCGCCCCGACTGGACCCGGTCACTGGGACAGCCGACATTCAGGTTGACTTCATCGTAACCGTAACGGTGCGCCCAGCGGGCGCACTCGGCCAGTTCCCGCGGGTCGGAGCCGCCAAACTGGATCGCCACGGGATGCTCCCGCGGGTCGAATGCCAGGAACAGGTCAACCCGGCCGTGGACGATCGCCGCGGCAGGCACCATTTCGGTGTACAGCAGCGTCTTGCCGGTCACCAGCCGCAGCAGGAAGCGGGCATACCGGTCCGTGCAGTCCATCATCGGCGCCACACTCAGGCGCCGGTCAATGGCGGCCTCCGGTGCGGTCTGGTGGTCGGGCTGTGTGGGTCGGGTCATGGATCCGTATTCCCGCCGGGGGCAGTCGCTGTTATGGTTGAAGCGCTTTCCCGGGCACGCGCGTGGTAACAGGAACCGCATGGTAGACGAACAACCGGATCAGAACCACCGCCCTCCCTTCGTTCTCTACGGCACCCTCGGCTGCCACCTGTGCGAGGATGCGGCAAGACTGCTTTTCGACGTCCTCCCTGTGGACGGTGTCACGGTAGAGGAGATCGATATTGCCCATGATGAACATCTCATGGCTGAATACGGCGAACGGATCCCGGTTCTCCGTCGGCGCCGCGACGGGCGTGAACTGGACTGGCCGTTTTCAACCGAAGACGTTCTGACCCTGGACTAGGTACCTGGATCAATGACCCGGCTGCTGACTGCACTGCTCTTTCTGCTCACTTCGGCCACCGCCAGCGCAAGCGACGCATGGATACTCGTTGACACCCAGCGTCAGGAGATCCGGGTGTTCGAGGACGGCTACGAAGCACTGCACCTGCCGCGGATCGCCATCGGCCGCGGCGGCGTGTCCGAGTTGCGCCAGCGAGGCGACCGCACCACGCCCCTGGGCGAGTTCCGGGTTGCCTGGATCAACGAGGACAGCGATTTCCACCTCTTCTTCGGGCTGGATTTCCCCCACTTCAGCCACGCCCGGATGGCCTATAACCAGGGGCTGATGGAGCAGGAGGAGTTCTTCTCCATCATCGACGCCGTGCGTGACCGGCGACTGCCCCCGCAGCGCACGGCCCTCGGCGGCCACATCGGCATCCACGGGATCGGCAATGGCGACCGGGATCTGCACAACCGTGCCAACTGGACCCAGGGCTGCGTGGCGGTCACCAACGAGGAAATGGACAAGCTCGCCGAGTTCGTCGACGTGGGCACCCGCGTCGTGATCACCGCCGAGAAGGACATCACCGCACTCATTCCGTCATACGAGCGTTGACGTCCAGCGACAGCCCCCGCGCGCCTTTGTCGCCGATCCACAACACCGCGCATGGTGTATCCACCGCTGTTAGGATTGCGCTTGAGGGTCGCGTAAAGCGGTCACCCTCTTTTTGGTTGAAAGTTTTGTGTCAGACAGTGGAACGGCCATAGCGGCGTGAGTTTATTTAACGTCGCAATGGCTCTAGAATGACCAGCGATTGCCGTTCAAGCTGTTCGGCAAGACAACAACGCGAAAGGAGTAAAAAAGATGTCGCACAGCCTTAAATCTCTGCTGAAGCTCTCCGCGCTTGGTGTGTCCATGGGCGTCCTCGTCGGCTGCGCCGCTCAGGGTGATGACGCCGAGACCCGCCAGATGGTCGAAGATGCCCAGGCCCAGGCCAGCGAAGCGCTGGACGTGGCCAACGAGGCTCGCGAGACTGCTCTGGAAGCCGAAGGCACCGCCAAGGCAGCCGAGTACAAGGCCAACCGTAACGAAGAGCGGATCGAAGAGCTCG
This window encodes:
- the dusA gene encoding tRNA dihydrouridine(20/20a) synthase DusA; this encodes MTRPTQPDHQTAPEAAIDRRLSVAPMMDCTDRYARFLLRLVTGKTLLYTEMVPAAAIVHGRVDLFLAFDPREHPVAIQFGGSDPRELAECARWAHRYGYDEVNLNVGCPSDRVQSGRFGACLMAEPDRVGDCVAAMADASPLPVTVKTRIGIDNMDSWAFLRDFVGAVAERGCRSFTIHARKAWLQGLSPKQNREIPALDYDRVYQLKAAFPDLEIAVNGGVTSVDAACAHLQRVDGVMIGREAYHNPYMLADADRRIFGAEGGPPSRRDVLDAYLPFVEEQMRQGAPLNAMSRHVLGLFQGVPGARAWRRYISENAHLPGAGPDVLEAAAARVQDGGHRAAG
- a CDS encoding glutaredoxin family protein, which gives rise to MVDEQPDQNHRPPFVLYGTLGCHLCEDAARLLFDVLPVDGVTVEEIDIAHDEHLMAEYGERIPVLRRRRDGRELDWPFSTEDVLTLD
- a CDS encoding L,D-transpeptidase family protein, translated to MTRLLTALLFLLTSATASASDAWILVDTQRQEIRVFEDGYEALHLPRIAIGRGGVSELRQRGDRTTPLGEFRVAWINEDSDFHLFFGLDFPHFSHARMAYNQGLMEQEEFFSIIDAVRDRRLPPQRTALGGHIGIHGIGNGDRDLHNRANWTQGCVAVTNEEMDKLAEFVDVGTRVVITAEKDITALIPSYER
- a CDS encoding TatD family hydrolase, with translation MSLIDIGVNLTSDAFKADRDAVITRAREAGLEALIVTGTSARESEKAEALTREHTDTLYATAGVHPHGAKGYGQDAATTLRALAQSPGVVAIGETGLDFNRDFSPRPAQETAFTRQLELAAELGLPVFIHQRDAHDRLRAILAEYRDHLVDAVVHCFTDTRQALWDYLDMDLHIGITGWLCDERRGRELQEIVGDIPAERLMIETDAPYLVPRDLRPKPDKGRNEPAFLPHIAAAVAHHRGESVEVVSATTTANARRFFRL
- a CDS encoding Lpp/OprI family alanine-zipper lipoprotein — translated: MSHSLKSLLKLSALGVSMGVLVGCAAQGDDAETRQMVEDAQAQASEALDVANEARETALEAEGTAKAAEYKANRNEERIEELDEKIDRMFEESMQK
- a CDS encoding class I adenylate-forming enzyme family protein translates to MSQQPDYDTMAMNWIGDWAGRRAALTPHRPAILDADSDTRLSYADVNARANRVGAWLLDEGGLGKGDAICIVTRNRVEALDLYMACGKIGTILAPLSYRLRPRELNDLLERIQPRAFVYEDVFDSLVEALELPDSVATRVRIADGDDNGFQPLLVHPEREVNTPLAQADPFLYIHTGGTTATPKVCIVPHRQMLWNALDMIVTGGTLMEQRQLITFPLFHVGGWNSLTPVFHAGGYSVLTRQFDPGQVLDVIEGEGITNFGGVEAMLRFIAEHPRFPEADLSSVTGITSAGAPCSSEVMDPFYARGIPVVQAYGLTEAGPSNFMYGGIDQELETIRAHNRSIGTSMIHCDFRIVDQESGEPVSTGEVGVLHMRSLHNFGGYLGQPDRTRKALLDDGWVDSGDLAVQDEEGNVRIMGRADNMFISGGENVSPEEIETVLQEHPAVAQVCVVAMPDQRWGQVPVAAVVPTETAGGDIEADLRTHCREHLAAFKVPSRFAVVDSIPVTGAGKIDRNSLGKQLDS